From the genome of Jannaschia sp. S6380:
CCATCGACCCGATGGAACTGACCCCGTCGACCAGTAACAGCGCATCGGACCCGGCCGCGTCCGTCGCACGGCGGATGGCCGCGATGTCGGAGACCACGCCGGTCGCGGTCTCGTTATGCGTGGCCAGCACCGCCTTGACGTCGCCCTCGCGCAGCGCCGCCTCGTAGGCGTCCGCCGGCAGGCCGTGGCCCCAGGGCACCTCGATCACCTGCACGTCCAGCCCGTGCCGCCGACACATGTCGATCCAGCGATGGCTGAACATGCCGTTGCGCCCGACCAGCACCCGGTCGCCGGGCGACAGGGTGTTGGTGATCGCCGCCTCCCACCCGCCGGTACCGGTGGACGGAAAGATGAAGATCTCGGCGGTCTCGGACTTCAGCACCGTCCGCACGCCGTCCAGACAGGGATGCAGGATCTCGGCGAAAGCGGGTGAGCGGTGGTCCATCGTCGGCACGTGACAGGCCAGGCGCACCGCCTCGGGCATGTTCGTGGGGCCGGGAATGAAGACGGGGTTCTGGCTGGTCATCGGGTCCTCCGCTGGTCGGAACACGGGCGAGCCTAGCCAAACCGGAAACCGATTGACAGTTTTCTGAAAATCGCTTTCATTATTTTCAGATACTCGATTATTCTCATAATCTCCATGGCTTGTCGTTTTTCAGACGTGCGCCGGACAGATCCATGAAAGAAATTTCCGACATGTCGAAGAACGATCCGCGCCCCCGCGGCCGCCCGCGCGCCTTCACCGACCGGACCGAGCAGAACACGATCAAGACACTCGACCGGGCGATGCATGTCCTCTCTACCCTGTCCCGGCTGGAGGACGCGACCCTCACCGCGCTGGCCGAAGCCACCGGCGACCCGGCCGCCAGCGTCTATCGCGTGCTGATCACCCTGCAGGCGCATGACATCGTGGAACTGGAGCCGTCGGACCAGACCTGGCATGTCGGATCGGGCGCGTTCCAGATCGGGTCGGCCTTCCTGCGCCGCACGTCGCTGATCGACCGGGCGCGGCGTCCGATGCGCGACCTGATGGAGGCGACGGGCGAGACCGCCAATCTGGGCATTCACCGCGACGGCGAGGTCCTGTTCGTCGGACAGATCGAGACGCGGGCCCCGATCCGCGCGTTCTTTCCGCCCGGCACGCGGGCCGACCTGCACGCATCGGGTATCGGCAAGGTGCTGCTGGCCGCGATGACCGAGGCGCGCCGCAGCGCCCTGCTGCCGGATCCGCTGCCGGCCTATACCGATCACACTTTGTCGGATGCATGCGCGCTGGCGGATGACCTCGGCCGGATCGCGGCGCGCGGCTATGCCGTCGACGACGAGGAGCGCAACGCCGGCATGCGCTGCATCGCGGCCCCGGTGCGCAACCTGCATGGCGAGGTGGTGGCGGGGTTGTCGATCTCGGGCCCCGCAAGCCGTGTCACCCCCGACCGGACGGAGACGCTGGCGCGCGCGGTCGTGGCTGCCGCCGCCGACCTGTCAGAACGCCTGGGCGCGCGACCTAGAGCGTCAGGGGCGCGTGGCGATTGACGTCCTTGTAGAGCAGGTAGCGGAACGGCCCCGGCCCGCCGGCATAGCAGGCCTGCGGGCAGAACGCGCGCAGCCACATGAAATCGCCCGCCTCGACCTCAACCCAGTCGTCGTTCAGGCGATAGACGGCCTTTCCTTCCAGCACGTAGAGACCATGCTCCATCACGTGCGTTTCCAGAAAGGGGATCACGCCGCCCGGCTGGAACGTGACGATGGTGACATGCATGTCATGTCCCAGATCCGCCGGGTCGACGAAGCGCGTCGTGGCCCAGGTGCCGTTCGTGTCGGGCATGACCGACGGCTCAACCTCGGCATCCGAGGTGAAGACCGCCGCTGGAACGTCGATCCCGTCGGCCTTCTGATAACGCTTGCGGATCCAGTGGAATCGCGCGGCGATGTCGCCTTCGTTGCGAAGCGTCCAGCTCGCCCCCGGCGGCAGCCAGGCATAGCCGCCGGGATCCAGCCGGTGCGCATCGCCCCCGAGCCGGATCGTCACCGCCCCCTCCATCACGAAGATCGCGGCCTGCGCGTCGGTCTCCGCCTCGGGGTGGTCGGACCCGCCGCCGGGCTGAACCTCCATGATGTACTGGCTGAACGTCTCGGCGAACCCGGTCATCGGGCGCGCCAGCACCCATAGACGCGTCTCGTCCCAATGCGGCAGGAAGCTGGTGACGATGTCGCGCATCGTGCCGCCCGGAATAACGGCATAGGCGGTCTTGAACACGGCCCGGTCGGTCAGAAGCTGCGTCTGCGGCGGATGCCCGCCATGGGGGGCGTGATACGGCCGGCTGTCGCGGTGCGCGCGGGACATGGGAAAACCTCGGGCATTTGGACCTGCTTTCAGTATCCGGGCGGACGCGGGCGGATCGTAGCCGTCACCGGACCGAAGGACCTATCCGGCGATCTTGAAGATCGGACGCGCGGGTGTGGGCCAAGGCCGCCGCCCGCCGCCCCGAACACCTAACCGGCGCGCCGAACCGGCTTAGGCACGGCCACGCCCTTCCTGAGGCACCGTTTCACATAGGCCGCCCGCCGATGGCCGTACCGGCCCATCTGCGCCTGCTGGGCCAGCACCAGGGCGACGAAGCCCGCCCCCTCCGCCCGTCCTGCCTTGGACGCGGCCTTGCCGACCTTCTTCTGCGCCTTCGTCATCGAGCAGCCGATGCAATGCGTCCCGGCCGGGCCGGATCGCTTGAACTTGCAAACATCGATGCAGGGGGTCGGGGTCTTCGGCATGATCGTCCCTTCGACTTGGCCACGGGGTGCAACGCGGCCCGCCGCCTTTCGGATCATTCGAAGATTGCGTCCGGAGGCCGATGGGCGTCAGGACATTCGCCCGCAGCCGGCGCGCCCATGCGGTCAAGCCGCCCAGACGCGCAGGGCGACCGATCCCGTTCGTGCCCCCGCAGACGCAACTTGCAGTCCGTCCGCTGCGGTGTTGCTATACAAGTCGGAGAAACCGGCGCGGCTCGAACCGCGCGCGGGTTCTTCACGCGCTTGAGGTTTCAGGGAGGAAATCATGAGAAGATATCTAGTATCGACCGTATCGGCCGTACTTCTGACGGGCACGGCCGCGCCGTCCTGGGCGGCGGAGATCGAGTTCTGGCACGCCTTCACCGGCCGCCTGGGGGACCTCGTTGCCGAACAGGTCGAGACGTTCAACGCGTCACAGGACGAACACAGCGTCGTCGCCTCGCACAAGGGCAACTATTCCGAGACGCTCAATGCCGGGATCGCCGCGTTCCGGGCGGGCGAGCAGCCGGACATCCTGATGGTGTTCGAGGTCGGCACGGCCACGATGATGAACGCCGCGGGCGCGATCAAGCCGATCCACGAGGTCATGGCCGAGGCTGGGATGGAGTTCGACCAGTCGAAATACATCGGCTCGGTCAAGGGGTACTACACCTCCGCGGACGGCAACATGCTGTCGCTGCCGTTCAATTCGTCCACGCCGGTCCTTTGGGTCAACCGCAACAAGCTGGAGGAAGCGGGGATCGACCCGGACACCGACCTGTCGACCTGGGAAAACGTCAGCGCGGTCCTGGACCAACTGAAGGAGGCCGGCGTCGACTGTCCGATGACCACCGCCTGGCAAAGCTGGATCCACCTGGAAAACTTCTCGGCCTATCACGACGTGCCCTTCGCGACGCAGGCCAACGGCTTCGGCGGCACCGATACGGAGTTGGCGTTCAATTCCGATGCGCAGGTCGCCCACATCTCGGCGATGGGGGATTGGGCGCAGGACGGCAAGTTCATCTATGCCGGCCGCCGCAACGAAGGCGGGGCCAACTTCCGCGCGGGCGAATGCGCCCTCTTCACGGAATCGTCGGCCGGATATGCGGGCATCAGCTCGGAGGCGGAGTTCGAATTCGACGTCCGCCCCCTGCCCTATTGGGAAGCCGTCGCGGGCGAGCCGCAGAACACGATCATCGGCGGCGCCTCGCTGTGGGTGATGGAAGGTCAGACGCCGGAGGAATACGAGGCGGTCGCGGCCTTCCTCGACTTCCTCTCCTCGCCCGAGATACAGGCAAAGTGGCATCAAGACACGGGCTACCTGCCGATTACGGCCGAGGCGGGCGAGCTGACCCGCAGCCAAGGATTCTACGACGAGAATCCCGGCACGGACGTGGCCGTCATCCAGATGACCGCGAAGGAACCGACCGACAATTCCAAGGGCCTGCGCCTTGGATCGTTCGACCAGATCCGCGGCATCATCGACGAGGAGCTGGAGGCCGTCTGGGCTGGCGACAAGGACGCGCAGACCGCGCTGGACAGCGCCGTCGATCGCGGCAACCAGCTGTTGCGCCGCTTCGAGCAGGCCAGCCAGTAGCCGTCGGGCGAAAGCGTGCATGAGATCGGCAGCGGCCAGGCCCTGGCCGCTGCCGGCGGAAACCGGCATCCCGCAGGGGTTTGAGCATTGGAAAAGCGCGTCACGTTCAAGGGCTGGCTGCTGCCGCTTGCGCTGGTCTTTCCGCAGGTCCTGATTTCCGCCGTTTTCTTCTTCTATCCGGCCGCGCAGGCGATCTGGCAGTCCCTCTTCATCCCCGACCCGTTCGGCCTGTCCAAGCAATTCGTGGGCCTGGGCAACTTCGCCTACCTGCTGGACGATCCGTTCTACCGTGCGTCGTTCTGGACGACGGCGGTTTTCTCGACGCTGGTCACCGTCGTCTCCATGGTGCCGGCGCTGTTCCTGGCGGTGCTGGCCGATCGCCTCATCAAGGGGGCGGGTGTCTATCGCACGCTGCTGATCTGGCCCTATGCGGTCGCGCCGGCGGTCGCGGGCGTGCTGTGGCTTTTCATGTTCAACACGCGGGTCGGCGTGGTGTCGTGGTATGTCGGCCTGCTGGGCTATGACTGGAACCACGTCCTGAACGAGGCCGAGGCGATGGGCCTGGTGGTCGTCGCGTCGGCCTGGGGGCGGATCAGCTACAACTTCCTGTTCTTCTTCGCCGCGCTCCAGGCGGTGCCCAGATCGGTGATTGAGGCGGCGGCCATCGATGGCGCACATTTCTGGCGCCGGTTCTTCGACATCGTGCTGCCGCTCCTGTCGCCCACGACCTTCTTCCTGCTGGTGGTAAACGTCGTCTATTCCTTCTTCGAAACCTTCGGCGTGATCCACACCATCACTTCGGGCGGGCCGCAGCAGGCGACGACGATCCTCGTCTACAAGGTCTTCAAGGACGGATTTGTGGGCCAGGATCTGGGGTCGTCGGCAGCGCAGTCGGTCATCCTGCTCTTCATCGTCGGCGCGCTGACGGTGCTGCAGTTCAAGTTCGTCGAAAAGCGAGTGCATTACTGATGACCGAGGCCGTCAAGATCGCACCCGTCGATGCCGAGCCGCCCCCCGGCATGGTCGAGAAACGGGGCGGCGCCTTGTGGCTGACCCATGCGCTGATGATCCTGGGCGTGCTGATCGTCTTCTTCCCGATCTGGCTGGCCTTCGTCGCATCGACCGTGACCCAGGCCGAGATCGTGTCGCCGCCGATGCCTTTGCTGCCGGGCGACCGGCTGGTGGAAAACTACAGCCGCGCCCTCCTGTCGGGCGTGAACGTTCCGGTCGCCACGATGCTCTTCAACTCCTCGGTCATGGCGCTGGGCATCGCGCTGGGCAAGATCGCGATCTCCCTGCTCTCGGCCTTCGCCATCGTCTATTTCCGGTTTCCGGGGCGCACGACGTTCTTCTGGATGATCTTCATCACCCTGATGCTGCCGGTCGAGGTGCGCATCGTCCCGACCTACGAGGTCGTCGCGGGCTTCGGAATGCTAAACTCCTATTCCGGCCTGATCTTCCCGCTGATCGCGTCGGCGACGGCGACATTCCTGTTTCGGCAGTTCTTCATGACCATCCCCGACGAGCTGGCCGAGGCCGCGCGCGTCGACGGGGCGGGTCCGATGCGCTTCTTCTTCGACATCGTCCTGCCGATGAGTCGGACGAACATCGCCGCACTCTTCGTGATCCTGTTCATCTACGGGTGGAACCAGTACCTCTGGCCCCTGCTGATCACCACCGATCCCGAGATGAACACCATCGTGATGGGCATCAAGCAGATGTTCCCCTCGGGCGACGACACCGCCGACTGGCCCGTTATCATGGCGACGTCGATCCTGGCGATGATCCCGCCGGTCATCATCGTCGTGTCGATGCAGAGGCTCTTCATCAGCGGGCTAGTGGACAGTGAGAAGTAATGGCTGAGATAAGTCTCGAGAACGTTCGCAAGCGGTTCGGCGACACCGCCGTGATCCACGGCGTGGATGTCGACATCGCGGATGGCGAGTTCATCGTCATCGTGGGCCCCTCCGGCTGCGGGAAGTCCACGCTTTTGCGCATGGTCGCCGGGCTGGAGAGCGTCTCCTCCGGCGAGATCCGGATCGGCGGGAACCGCGTCAACGAGATGGAGCCGATGGAGCGGGACATCGCGATGGTGTTCCAGAACTACGCGCTCTATCCGCATATGAGCGTGCGCGAGAACATGGCGTACAGCCTGAAGATCGCCGGCCTGTCCAAGTCGGATCGAAACGCGAAGGTCGCGGAGGCGGCGAAGCTGCTGCAGCTCGAGGACTATCTCGACCGCAAGCCAAAGCAGCTTTCGGGCGGTCAGCGCCAGCGGGTGGCGATGGGCCGCGCCATCGTGCGCGAACCGGCGGTGTTCCTGTTCGACGAGCCGCTGTCGAACCTCGACGCCAAGCTGCGCGTGCAGATGCGGCTGGAGATCAAGGAGTTGCAGTCGAAGCTCGGGATCACCGCGCTCTACGTCACCCACGATCAGGTCGAGGCGATGACGATGGCCGACCGCATGATCGTGATGAACAACGGCGTGGTGGAGCAGATCGGCACGCCGCTCGACGTCTACGAACGCCCGCGCACCCTGTTCGCCGCGCAATTCATCGGCTCGCCCGCCATGAACATCGTCAACGGGACGGCCGCCGGGGGAAGCGTGTCGCTGCCGGGCGGGTCGTCCCTGCCCCTGGCGACTGCGCATGAAGGCGCGGTGAAGGTCGGCATCCGCCCCGAACACGTTCAGCCGGACCCGGACGGCCTCGTCGCACTGAATGTCCAGCTGGCCGAACCGCTGGGCGCGAACACGCTGCTTCACGGTCGCCTCGAAGGGTCCGGGCAGCCCTTCACCCTCAGCCTGTCGGGCGTCCATCAGCCGCGCCCGGGCGACGCCGCGCTGAAGTTCTCGATCGACGCGGCGCGCGTGCATCTCTTCGATCCGTCCACCGGGGAACGGCTGGACGTCTGACCGCGCGGGCCCGGTTTGAGCGGGCACCCCTGCCGAATTGCGGAACCGGGCGGCCGTCGGAAGCCGGACCATTCAATCGGCCAGGCGATCATCCCGCCGCGACGCACGCCAAGCCGGCCTCGCCATGCACGGCCTCGTCGCATCCGTCGCAGCATGGACGTGAGAGGAGAACGAAGCGAAGCTTGAGAGTGACGCGTGCCGTGCGCGATCAGCGAGGAAAGCCGCAGCGAACGGGCAGCAGAGTTTTACAGGGGCATTGCGATCCGGACGAGCTCTGGCGGAACACGCGGATCACTCCTCATCTCGTCATGGGTCAGCACCAAGGTCGCGAACTGGCCGGCGTCGCCAGCCGCGCCTGAGCCATCATGCTGTCCACGCGCGACGACACGACCCGTCGGATCGGTCGATGCGATTGCGCGTTCGTGCTCGGACAGGCTTCGGGGCAGATTCCAGGACAGCCA
Proteins encoded in this window:
- the bhcR gene encoding HTH-type transcriptional regulator BhcR, which encodes MKEISDMSKNDPRPRGRPRAFTDRTEQNTIKTLDRAMHVLSTLSRLEDATLTALAEATGDPAASVYRVLITLQAHDIVELEPSDQTWHVGSGAFQIGSAFLRRTSLIDRARRPMRDLMEATGETANLGIHRDGEVLFVGQIETRAPIRAFFPPGTRADLHASGIGKVLLAAMTEARRSALLPDPLPAYTDHTLSDACALADDLGRIAARGYAVDDEERNAGMRCIAAPVRNLHGEVVAGLSISGPASRVTPDRTETLARAVVAAAADLSERLGARPRASGARGD
- a CDS encoding bifunctional allantoicase/(S)-ureidoglycine aminohydrolase, producing MSRAHRDSRPYHAPHGGHPPQTQLLTDRAVFKTAYAVIPGGTMRDIVTSFLPHWDETRLWVLARPMTGFAETFSQYIMEVQPGGGSDHPEAETDAQAAIFVMEGAVTIRLGGDAHRLDPGGYAWLPPGASWTLRNEGDIAARFHWIRKRYQKADGIDVPAAVFTSDAEVEPSVMPDTNGTWATTRFVDPADLGHDMHVTIVTFQPGGVIPFLETHVMEHGLYVLEGKAVYRLNDDWVEVEAGDFMWLRAFCPQACYAGGPGPFRYLLYKDVNRHAPLTL
- a CDS encoding DUF1289 domain-containing protein, encoding MPKTPTPCIDVCKFKRSGPAGTHCIGCSMTKAQKKVGKAASKAGRAEGAGFVALVLAQQAQMGRYGHRRAAYVKRCLRKGVAVPKPVRRAG
- the ugpB gene encoding sn-glycerol-3-phosphate ABC transporter substrate-binding protein UgpB; translation: MRRYLVSTVSAVLLTGTAAPSWAAEIEFWHAFTGRLGDLVAEQVETFNASQDEHSVVASHKGNYSETLNAGIAAFRAGEQPDILMVFEVGTATMMNAAGAIKPIHEVMAEAGMEFDQSKYIGSVKGYYTSADGNMLSLPFNSSTPVLWVNRNKLEEAGIDPDTDLSTWENVSAVLDQLKEAGVDCPMTTAWQSWIHLENFSAYHDVPFATQANGFGGTDTELAFNSDAQVAHISAMGDWAQDGKFIYAGRRNEGGANFRAGECALFTESSAGYAGISSEAEFEFDVRPLPYWEAVAGEPQNTIIGGASLWVMEGQTPEEYEAVAAFLDFLSSPEIQAKWHQDTGYLPITAEAGELTRSQGFYDENPGTDVAVIQMTAKEPTDNSKGLRLGSFDQIRGIIDEELEAVWAGDKDAQTALDSAVDRGNQLLRRFEQASQ
- the ugpA gene encoding sn-glycerol-3-phosphate ABC transporter permease UgpA, which produces MEKRVTFKGWLLPLALVFPQVLISAVFFFYPAAQAIWQSLFIPDPFGLSKQFVGLGNFAYLLDDPFYRASFWTTAVFSTLVTVVSMVPALFLAVLADRLIKGAGVYRTLLIWPYAVAPAVAGVLWLFMFNTRVGVVSWYVGLLGYDWNHVLNEAEAMGLVVVASAWGRISYNFLFFFAALQAVPRSVIEAAAIDGAHFWRRFFDIVLPLLSPTTFFLLVVNVVYSFFETFGVIHTITSGGPQQATTILVYKVFKDGFVGQDLGSSAAQSVILLFIVGALTVLQFKFVEKRVHY
- the ugpE gene encoding sn-glycerol-3-phosphate ABC transporter permease UgpE, producing MVEKRGGALWLTHALMILGVLIVFFPIWLAFVASTVTQAEIVSPPMPLLPGDRLVENYSRALLSGVNVPVATMLFNSSVMALGIALGKIAISLLSAFAIVYFRFPGRTTFFWMIFITLMLPVEVRIVPTYEVVAGFGMLNSYSGLIFPLIASATATFLFRQFFMTIPDELAEAARVDGAGPMRFFFDIVLPMSRTNIAALFVILFIYGWNQYLWPLLITTDPEMNTIVMGIKQMFPSGDDTADWPVIMATSILAMIPPVIIVVSMQRLFISGLVDSEK
- a CDS encoding sn-glycerol-3-phosphate import ATP-binding protein UgpC — its product is MAEISLENVRKRFGDTAVIHGVDVDIADGEFIVIVGPSGCGKSTLLRMVAGLESVSSGEIRIGGNRVNEMEPMERDIAMVFQNYALYPHMSVRENMAYSLKIAGLSKSDRNAKVAEAAKLLQLEDYLDRKPKQLSGGQRQRVAMGRAIVREPAVFLFDEPLSNLDAKLRVQMRLEIKELQSKLGITALYVTHDQVEAMTMADRMIVMNNGVVEQIGTPLDVYERPRTLFAAQFIGSPAMNIVNGTAAGGSVSLPGGSSLPLATAHEGAVKVGIRPEHVQPDPDGLVALNVQLAEPLGANTLLHGRLEGSGQPFTLSLSGVHQPRPGDAALKFSIDAARVHLFDPSTGERLDV